actttcgagtcttatctagtttgtgaatcttcaagaaaaaatggtcaagctaCCTTTTATGGGACAAAGAAAAAGGACTACTGAGATTTTAGTCagggatggctatatctacttcataacttttatcgatgattattcacgatatGAATTTATGTATTTGATGGATCGAAaatctttaaaaagttcatagagttcagacaaacatgaagtagaaaaataaattgaaaaactcataaaggttcttcggtcagatcgaggaagaaaataccttagtgaagaattttggatctatctcaaggataatggcatagtctcacagtgaatACCTCcaggaatacctcagctcaatggggtatccgaaaggatgaatcggatcctattagatatggtccgatccatgatgagcttcacagatcttctatctttctctggagatatgtattgctttctgcgattcatcttttgaatcggattctttctaaatctgttcctatcacaccatacgagttatgtcatagtaagaagccaactcttggctacctcaagatttgaagatgtctgatccatgtcaagcgacagcaggcgaATAAGTtaaaggctaggtcctttagggctcactttatagggtatccaaaaaaatcatgggatattatttctatctttctaaggatcacaatgtaattgtgagccatcatgctgtcttcttgaaaaaggagtttatccaagatggaggcagtggggaAGATTGAGCTGAAGAAAGTCTCTGAAGTACATCGAGTtcaagaacctgaacccaataatgacccaatagatgtgatacctcctccatctcataaatcaagtaggatctcccatcctctgaaggtacttgatattcttatagaggattagGAAccgttccttatgggagatagagacattaggaactcaaaacctatgatgaggcaatgttagatatagactctgaaaaaaggatggaagcgatgaagtcagaaattgactccatgcattccaaccagatttggtccttaatagatccatctaaaggtattatacctattgaatgtaaatagatttataaaaaaaaaattaggtcagatggtaaggtagagacctataaagtaagGCTAGtcgtgaaagattatagtcaacatgaaggtattgactatcatgaaatcttttcgcccatggccatgctgaaattcatccgtactctgcttgtgatagtagcctttcatgattataaatttcgcagatggatatgaaaactgtcttcctaaatggatatcttgagaaaatatctatatagagcagcctttgaatttcacatccaatgatagtgatcacaaggtctgcaagctgcaaaggtccatatatagacttaagcaagcatctcagtgtTGGAACACTcgttttaatgatatgatcaaaatatttgatttcattaaaaatgaggaggagctgtgtgtacaaaaaggtctgTGGGAGCGCTATCATATTCTTCGTAtaatacgtggatgacatcctcctgattggaaataatattttcatgctgacatcgatcaaagtatggttatcaaaagagttcatcatgaaagacctaaaagaagcttcctatattttGGTATAaatatttatagagatagatctaagagaatgataggactctcacagcgaatgtacatagagaaggtgctgaagaggtttagcatagaaaactctaagAGGGATCTTTTGCTCCTTAgatatgacattcatctctctaaaaagatgtgtcctgacacacctgaggagatccagcatatgagcaagattccttatgtttcaacaatagggagcctcatgtatgccatattatgtacacaacctgatatagcccttaccgtgagtgtcacaagtatatatcaggcaaatccagatgaaaaacactggattgctgtttaaaacatccttaagtacttgagaaggactaaggatttattgtTGATTTTTGATGGAAGATCGGAGATAAAAGTTGAGAGATACACTGaatcagacttcatgactgatgtcgatgatagaaagtctacatcaggatgtaacTTCTTGTGTAATGTGGTgcgattagctggaagagtttcaagcagccgatcattgcagattcgaccatggaagcgagtacatcgccacctctaaagctgctaaggaagccttttggttcaagaagttcgttgcggagctgggtgtgatgctatcagatgccattgcactgtactgtgacaacaatgatgctatagccctcgctaaggagcttaGATCTCacaagaagtccaagcatatagagtgatggtttcacatcatacgtgaatatCTCAGAAGAAGTTCATCAAGATGCAAAGAGTCGACTCCGCGCTAAATGTGGCGGACCCATTGACCAAGTCTCtcagccagcaaaagatcgaagctcaccttgagaagatggattttaggtatatgatgaattgactttaggtcaagtgggagtttgttggatttgtgccataaaagtcaattattggttggcacattatgtattttcagagcttaaatttatacttataattttttattatcaataaaagattttttcattctaatcatgtttatgtatttatgatttatcttaaaattaataaagatgatttttgtatatttttaaagtgttaaaaatttggACATATAttgattagtggttaatttttaaatactctcgatcaaaggatcgtcatggaagataatgatcaatctatttgagatcgatgtacagttcacctctcttgtgaacagatgagtctcgaatttacagtgtagagacattgagatgtgggtatggatggttgttagagaataacttgcactgagcgtgactaacatAAGAAACCATAGGAATGTCTAtttactcgtcagtgatcttctcgatgctatagtggtataagtgatcttttgacctgcggtgtcattgactattcgcagtgaggctactgagtttgactgcatattttcttggtccttagccatttgggtccttgctgtgtatgttggcttcagtagattcagattcgctgtttggagtagaatgcacctagaaagaatctatcgatcttgatagaaaagaagaagttctatacgatttacgagactgagttcagaaagtctttggtcaaaataaatgtgaatactgaaaaaaaaaattcaagtaattcataaataaactcgagtcgagccaacctagcatatgactgacattgGGGTcagacgagttctccatgatcctccgttaagtcgagactcatgatagaaggactgaatcatacgataactgcatctagagattcatactttcattctactgtgttgttactatatactgctaggtgttattgatggattatgagactcatcggacatcatcttgatgatcgatgatcttcgaagggtagaattaaaatatttcaatccatcgaaaagggtttcgatgatattatgatgaagatcacaatatatcttactaccagatagaatgaaacctatgggattatacattaaggaatttaatcttaattttgccaattggacttatgaagttctaattggattaggatttattgaaatcctattgagtttaatagaaccatgctagcatatggttaaacctaattcttttcaggactttgattggatcaagtccatagccttgaacctaacctaaatccattaggATTTAATTGGATCCTTAATTGTGAgtccaagaggattggattaagttaattagttggctaaattatatcatcattatctctacattatctcctaattatcttttTGCGGTACGTGAAATAgttggaaagaagggtggcatCTTCCTCCCTTTTTGGCAGGACCATGGGGTGCCAACCCTAGATAATGTTTGAGGGGCCCGCCCCCTCCAATGGATGGGcgtggaagaagaaagagagaaggggcatgggtgGCGTCTTCCTCCCTTTTTGGCAGGACCATGGGGTGCCAACCCTAGATAATGTTTGAGGGGCCGCCCCCTCCAATGGATGGGcgtggaagaagaaagagagaggggtcaTGCCCCCTCTCATATGCCAGGAAACCCTAAGGGgcgccaagtgttggcgccccatCTACCTGCCCCACATGACATGAGGTGCCCATTCAGATTTCTATATCTCACTGGGACGCCCCATGTTCTTGCCAAAGGAGGAGGATTAcataccaattaagtctgattttatgaaaaaaatcagattaaaaaggtagaatttcttatgagataaggatgtacctttttaagttaattggattccTCTTTTGAATCAGGGAAGGACTTATATAAAGAGAAGATCTCCTAAGGTTTCATTAGTTTTGTTTTATTGATTAAAAccagatctctctccctctcttcttctccacatcacttcctctctcctttttccctTTCCACGCCCAAAGGTTGGGCGTCCTACTTTTCTACACACCAAGTTGAGGTGATCTTCTTCCAGAGTGAAGAATGAGCAGAAGAAAGCTGCAAATCAAAAAGTTGATTCTGTAGTCTTGATAAAAGGATTGATCAAGATTCTAAAGGCTGAGATCCTatttagagaagaaggatctacgacaaaaaaagattcaagattaatcccagtggatatccgtagaggccgataTGTATGCGGTTCGAGAAACTTCGAACCATTGATCATCGGTAGCGGTGAATTTTTATCCGtgcaaagatattgagatttaatctcattttaatcttaattttcagattatatgtatgttcTTTTCTCCTGAGCTTGGGTAGATTAAgtaagatctaatgcatgtgaggttaaagggtttaatttgattattttttcactgcgatcaaaaaatttttgaaatctacacatgcaccATACCCAACTTTCTAACAGATTTGTCTACAGAAATTTCAGTCAACCATTGAAAAGCTTCCGAGTTCATTTTTTCAATCTTGCTCATGTACTTGTTAAACTTCCTAAGTTGTGTTTGCATGCCAGTTTCTTTCAGTAAATCTCTTAATCTTGTATCCCTAAATCTAGTATTGAAGTTGCTGACTATATGGCACAGACAGTACATATGGTACGTATAGGATGGTTTCCAACCAAGATATTCATTTTGCACAGTAGATAATATACCTGCATACCGATTTGAAATCAACAGATGTTCTATCGTGACGTAACAAGATATCTCAGGCAAGCTAAGAACCAACTCCATGTATTAGTGGACTCTTCATCTATTATGACAAATGCAagtgaaaaaatttgattgtttCCATCCACAGCAGTCGCAATCATCAACTTCTCACGATACTTCCATACAAGAAAGTAGCATCATGTTGATTATTGGTATACAATATCTGAAGCCCTCAATCAATGGTGCAAAGACCCAAAAAGCACAATCAAATGCAGTACATGTTGGATGACCGGTAGGAGTGATAATAAATTTTATCCAAGAATCTATATTGAATTCTTGTACAGCATGCAACCACTTCGACCGTAAGTCATATGATTTATCCCAATCTCCATACACCAAAGCCATTACTTTTTGCTTTGCCTCCCACAATTTTCTATAGCTGGGCATATAGTTGAATCTATTCTTTACTACTGCCCCAATTTCAGCAATGAAAATTATGGGTACTTCTTTTACAAGATCCCATATTTCATTAATGATGAAGTTCGAATTAAGTTCAAAATGATCTTGAGAAAGCATAGCTGAAATACATGTATGCAGATCAATATAACATATGATTTCAAAATAATCATATGCTTAACTGCTCGAAGCATCCAATTACATCCGGActttctatttttatatttaaccATCCAAAGCTTAGCTCCGACTCAATAACCATAAATTCATGATGAGTATCAATAGAATATTATTTTACTATAGTTTTTAGTTCCACTTTATCCACAAAATGAATCCTTTACACAATTTATCACCTCTTTTCTAAGTGCTCCTCAGTGCTTGTAATGTAGAAGATATTGATAAATTAGCAGCTGCCCAATCAATGCTCCTGAATGTCCCAGAAGGAGCTTCAAACTCTAAAAAATTTGGGCGCTCCATAACAGGTTGGCGCTCTACATAATGTGACATACTGGGTTCTTGAACATCATGGTCTATGTTATCTTCACTTGGCACATCATCTTCCTCAAATAGTCGATTATCTATATGACCCGTATCATCAGCAACTATGTACGTGAAGCTTATCTAACAATAGGATCTACCTCACATTATCCATTATATGGACATTATCAATCTGTTTGCTTTCTTGAATTGTCACTCGTATGTCCCGATCAGCTACTTCATAATCTCTAGATCAAGAGTAGATGTAGTGCCTTCAATGGGTTGCACATCAATGTACAACTCGGCATCAGATAAACAAAGATGCGAATTTATATTGTAAAGATAATCTCCTTATCTCATCGTCAGTAATCGAAACATGTTCATACTTCAATATTTTTGGCTGGACAACAGTAGGATATCTATATGTTattattattctattttttttttgtctacGTGGAAGACTTTATATAACTTATCCTCCAACTCCTCAAATTTCATTCCATATTTCATCCTAATAGCCTTTTGTGGTTGGTGAGTGCACTCTATTCTATGTGATCCTTTAACCATTAGTTCTTTAACCATTGAAACATTGATATAGCACACAGCCATGATAATTTCTCCCATCTTTTATACCTATATAATAAAATGGGTAAATTTAATATGTTTagaataaaatctgcatgcatatatTACATAAATTCACCATGTGCCTGTTGGACTACTTATACTAAGATGGATGTCTACGAGAATATTGATAAATATCGTGACACCTTCAACAATAATTTGACAGGCCCAATAGAAATATATTTATTtcataatgatatgatcaaacaaGATTTGACCATCCAGCTAATTGGAACAATTTAATCACATAATATCTTCTTAATTGATCAATTACTattcatacaaaaaattattatttcctGATCAGTAACAATAAATTGATTGATACATTATATTGATTAAGAATTAATTAGTCAACTACGAGCAACTATAATTAACTATTATGCTTTAACATTATATTGGCTAACATCAATTACGATCtgtatgcaatttttttttaatctcttaaCCAGActttttgtaataaattataaaataaaaaaaattaattactaattctttgtaaataatttaaaaataaaaaaaattaaaaaaatttactgtAGAAAATGTATTCGGAGAAGTAGAGAGTGGGCCAAATGGGAGCCGGGGCCGGAGGTGGGGGATCCGATCGGGATGGGGCCGGAAGTGAGGGATCCATCGGGATGGGGTCGGATGGAGGATAATCCGATAAGGACACACTGATCGATTGAAGAGGGGGCCGGATTTGGATGATCGGATAAGAAGGTGGGGTCGGGTGGGGAGGGAAATGTCAAAgaaatgaagaataagagggaccGATTGGCCGGATGCCGATGatcagaggagagaggagaggattGTCGGtgaaatggcaaaaaaaaaaaagagaactgtAGGATGGGGGTTGTTGATGATGAAATCAAAATttcaagaaataaaaaaataaaattatgatttgaaACTACGATTTCATAACTGTGCCACTGACGTTCGCTGAAACATGCGGTGGATAGGTTGGGATACATGGCCGTGAAATCATGGTTTCAGTCACCATTTCATGTTGGCACGGTAGTTTTGAAAGTAAATTTGAAACGGgagtatttttagaataaaatattaaaaaaatattatttaaaaaaaaatcctgagAAAATATTTACATGCCTTTCTTATCTTACATCCTGAATGATGGAAAAATCCAAGCACCAGCATCTCAATCGTTCAAAGTCTGAAGCGACCGCAGCCACTAAATATCAAagagtaatattttttttttggtaaaaggaaCATGAAAGGCTATATTAAAATAGAAAGAGTATTGTACAGATAATTACAAGGCATACCCCAAAAAAGGGACAAACGATAGAGAAAAGCAGCGGTTGGGATGTACGTAGAGCACCAAAAAACCTGTTAGAGCTGTTGTTACAGAAATTACATAGATATCCAAAAAATAGCAAGCTATTTACTGGGAAAAAGAGCACCAAAGTTTGGAACATAGAAACATCATTGTATGTTCTTAAGTGGGAGTGTGCCATCAGCATAAAACTGAACACTATATCAGCATAATCCAATCGAGTATGACTGAAAATTGCATAACAGATATGAACGAGGCCTTTATGTATGCTGTAGGATGAAGGTATACTGTTGTTGCAGGATATTGCTTTCGGAACAGAGCAGGAGATCTGATCCTCTGATACGGTCAACCAGTAATGATAAGAAGAGAATAGCCCCCTGTTTAAGAATATGTAATGTAAGAACTGTGCATAGCATTTAGTAGTCAGTGGGTATGCCTAAACAACTGAATGTTGCTTCCAGATATATAACTATGAACTCGCTACACGCCCAACGGATATTAAACATGTGAAAAGCAATCCATCTCCACATAGGTAGCTTCTGCCATATAAAATAAGGATGCCCACAAAGAGAATAAACTACCTGGAGAATAAGAACAAAACAAACCCCAAATATTACTGCAGGACATAATGTGATATGTAATCCCATAGTAAGATAAAGAGAAGGTTGCAGGCATATGAGCTGAAGAAATGTGGCATAGTGATGGCTAAGCTCCATTGTTACAGCTAACAGTAACACCTTTGCATCACACTGGGAAGAATAGAACAACCAGAACAGAACCTGGTGGAGATTGATTTGTACCCCCCTGTAGCACCTCGCGCTGCAAATGATCAGGTTAAATACAAAGAAACCTTGCAACTGATGAGTACAGAGACACAATGTAAGAAAGCATAATGTGCCAGCAGCAAGGATATAAACCCAAGTACCATGTAAGAGGGACACTATCAAAGCATATAGAAACATATAGTAACAGATATCCgcacaaataaaaaagaaagtGATTTGCAGCTCATAAGAGAACCAACTAAAGAGTTATATATTAAAAGAATGCTAAATCAGTGTATTGTCTTTTTGCACTGTTTGCCCGGCTACCACCTCAGCAAGATAACTGTCTCTATCAGCATTAGGAATACCAAATATGGTATCGGAACATGGACTCCGGATCCTGGTCAACACAAACTGTATCCACAACACATTGGCTGATGCAGTATTTTATCTGCCAAGATCTATCACTTTTACCATGCTACTCCAAAGTTTTTAAATAGCTCAATATTAAAACCAACGCACTGTCATGGTCAATCATTTTTCTATACATCTCAGTCAACACACATTGGACCAAAAGGAGTATAACAATCTTTCTGAGGGTTAGGCGAGTATAACAATCACTCTAGTTCTTCAGCCTTCCATATCGTATCCTGGTGAGCCCAAACCTTGGTTGATCTTGGTATTGGTTACATCTAAGATTGATGAGATTACTGACTTTACCTCAATTAGTGCACATCAGTAACTCTAATTCCGGAATAATATCTGCTTTGCCCTTGGCAACCTATTTGTGCTGACAAAAAGTAAATTCAAACGAAAGAAAATAAACATTCCTAATCTAATTGATAAAGATACATGTTTGGGCAAaacctaaaattttgatattaatatACTTTTACATATGGTAATAGCTCAACGATAGCTGAAAGTTGGCAGCTAGATGGCTGGCTAACACAAGGATGCAGATTTAGCCTTCCCCACTGTGACAGTAAAAAGAAATCTTCCTCATAAAGTATATATTGCTGGTCACCAGCATGCTATTTTATCTAAGAGTGCTTCTCCGGATTATCTGGATCTTCCTGATCAggatcttcctcttcttcctctttcttttcttcctcctcttcctcatccTCTTCAGGAGGGTCTGCTGGCAAAGGAGTTGGCAATGGGGTTTTCATTGGGCTAAATTGCGGGAATATATCAGGTCTCCTGCCAGGCTTGGGCCTTTCCCACTCCTGCAATAAATATTCGAGCAAACAGGTGATTTCCCATCCATGAAAGAACAAAACATTGTGCAAAGTATTAAACACATGGAATTTTGCATGTCCGATGCACAGAAAATTTTGTTAGATTTCCAACAAATTGCATAATCAGCACATTGagccaataaaattaaagtcaatCCACTTCTCAACATATTTCATGACACTTACACATCAAGAATGGCGAAAATGAAAGGCAAATGACTGAGGGGATGCTTGGTGTGTTGAATAAGGACCAACATCTCTGTTCAATTTGGCACTTATCAAATTTACAAATTTGAAGAATTTTATCCAGAGTTTAATGAAATATTCCCTTTCAGGGACAACCTTTAAACAGAACGATGCCATAGCTCCTTTCTTCCCTATCAGGTGCTAGGAAGACACTACCAGAAAGGTCCCAGTACCTGTCGTCAATTATTTGGTGTTGGGTGATATTTTTCTCAGGTAGTTcatgagaaaagaagaaagacgTTAGGTAATACAGGAGCAAAGAGCCCAAGTCTATAAGCTTCGTATGATGAGCTTTTGCGATCCTTCAAGGCATCAAATGCCAAAAGCAACACTTTTTTAATGGTTAGCCAGCAGTATCTTCTTACAATTCTCTCCGACAAAGAGAAGACAGCTGCAGGTTTTTGGTATCATCAGTATCACAAACAGCTTCATATTTTTTTGGACATGTATGGACATCAACTCAGATATCTTCACCTTATATTTTTCCTTTAAAATTTTTCCCTCCTGCATACCAGCAACAAAAATTAGATCAGCAAGAGACTGACCAGTTGCAATACAGTAGTTTGTCATTCAAGCAAATATTCACCTTAGTATACAGAGGAAACATGAACTTCAAGGCCAATGGATGCAAACATAGACAGGATAGGACACAACAGCATGGTCAATTGTAATGTTGAAATATGAGGATAAATTGTGATGTTATCCAATGATTGGCAAAAGTACAACCCCACCACATTATATTGATGGGTAGGAAACTAGCTTCACCCATATCATCTACTTGCTCCATGATACAAATCTGTAAATATTTAAGCACCGTTGTTAATCTTCTTGGACACAATGCTACAAGGCTACTAGTTCATAAATTTTCTCAGCATTGCTGAGCATATGTTTGAACTTAAAAAGGTATCGTACCAACAGGATTGCATTGTGAATCTCACTACAATCGGTAAAAAGGTAGAGTAGCCGGTTGCTGGAAGTAAGGTTGATATCTAAAGGGGAAAACAGAAGTACACAAATTGAGAAAAGATGACAGAAAGTTAGGATGACAACTTTTCTACTCTTCAATAGAACTTAAACCATATGTCAACAACTTTACACTCTTTTGTAAAAGGGATAAtccatttataatttaaattgaaCCAATTGAATTGCTTGAGACAACTTATCTCAGGTAGATGAAGAGACGATTGCTAATCCTACAGAAGGACAAATCTAATTAGTCCTAGATGCCCTTACACTTATAGGAATGCATTGAAACAAGAAAGGTAGCAAATCAGCAGCAGGAACATGGTCGTGCCAGAAGGAGAAATCAGCCTCATTTAGAAAAATCTCATACAGGTGCAAGATCAAAGGGCACCAATATTTGGGGCTTATTCTCCTTTTATTTCAGAATCCACAACTTATCCAGACACTAATGACCTCAGGTAGTAACACAGGTTTCACTCTCTCAAATGCATAATGGAAACTTACATATCAAAGGAATTGTAGGAAGTCTTCTGCCACCACAACAGATGTAAACAAATTATGGTCAGGAGGAGGTAGAGTATACATACGATGGTGAACCAATTTAGTCAAAAATTGAATAGGATGATTGTCCAGATGTTGCAAATACTTGGTGAGGTGGAAGAACCTTCATACAACAACAAACAAA
The DNA window shown above is from Elaeis guineensis isolate ETL-2024a chromosome 8, EG11, whole genome shotgun sequence and carries:
- the LOC105049471 gene encoding uncharacterized protein, with the translated sequence MASSWCLSSATALGYPSPAVVRQRSGCGLLLPPLRQWGKRSLVVCMAPEEEKMTRRSPLDFPIEWERPKPGRRPDIFPQFSPMKTPLPTPLPADPPEEDEEEEEEKKEEEEEDPDQEDPDNPEKHS